The following proteins come from a genomic window of Malus domestica chromosome 02, GDT2T_hap1:
- the LOC139192312 gene encoding uncharacterized protein gives MRRRKKREIYLIAIIYITSSATACVGILLCNCFVPSPSKEKKMANLAKLDFAALDITGKNYLTWVLDTKIHLEAANLGDTIKEESSSSSQDRAKAMIFIRRHLDEALKSEYLTVEDPLALWNALRSRYNHQTTVILPKARYDWTHLRIQDFKSVAEYNSALFRITSQMKLCGDTITEEMLLEKTFSTFHASNMVLQQQYRARGFTEYNQLISVLLVAEQNNELLMKNHNSRPTGSAPFPEVNVASLERNTISSRGNNYKRGRGHKQGRWKGKSKNHGVQFHNQVPRYNPGPSFKNTNRQKGKAHVNTPRNHEGGCHRCGGNGHWARTCRTPKHLVELYQASFKEKGVEINFLDQAKPMETPDPVTNLSGQLNTTHLDVTDFINERGNEVYGSD, from the exons atgagaagaagaaagaaaagagaaatatatctaatagcaataatatacattacttcctctgcaacagcttgtgtcggtatattactctgcaactgcttcgttccttcaccgagtaaag aaaagaaaatggcaaacttggcaaagcttgattttgctgccctggacattactggaaagaattaccttacatgggtactggataccaagatccatctggaagcagcaaatcttggagataccatcaaGGAAGAAAGCAGttcatcctctcaagatcgagcaaaggccatgatttttattcgtcgccatcttgatgaggcactaaagagcgagtacttaacggttgaagatccgttagccCTTTGGAATGCCTTGAGaagcagatacaatcaccagacaacggtgattcttccaaaagctcgctatgactggactcacctaaggatccaggatttcaaatcagtggctgagtacaattcggcgttgttcagaattacctctcagatgaaaCTCTGTGGGGATACTATCACTGAGGAGATGTtattggaaaagactttcagcacattccaCGCCTCTAACATGGTACTGCAACAACAGTATAGAGCGCgaggcttcactgaatacaaccagctgatatctgtgctcTTGGTGgctgaacagaacaatgagcttctcatgaaaaaccataattcccgacctactggatcagcaccgttcccagaagtgaatgttgCGTCCCTTGAAAGAAATACCATATCCTCCCgtggcaataattacaaacgaggaCGTGGTCACAAGCAAGGTCGGTGGAAAGGAAAaagcaagaaccatggtgtccagtttcacaaccaggttccaaggtATAATCCAGGCCCGAGCTTTAAAAATACCAATCGCCAGAAAGGAAAAGCTCATGTGAACACTCCTAGAAATCATGAAGGAggttgccataggtgtggtggcaacggacattgggcgcgtacttgtcgcaccccaaagcatctggtggaactatatcaagcctccttcaaggagaagggtgtcgagatcaatttccttgaccaggctaaaccaatggaAACCCCTGATCCAGTGACCAATTTATCAGGACAGTTAAACACAACCCACCTGGATGTTACAGACTTTATTaatgaaagagggaatgaagtttatgggtccgattga